The Plutella xylostella chromosome 25, ilPluXylo3.1, whole genome shotgun sequence region GGTTTGATTTGCAGACGGTCGACATAAGCAATAGCAGGAACAGATGGCCGGTTGCCAGTAAGAGCTGGGTTCGCTGATACAAACAGCAGATCGATATCCTTCTCAATATCTTCAAGGTCCCTCTTTATTCCTAGAATCTTTTCTGCAGCAACTTGACACAGTGGCAAGTAGTTGCTGTGATACTCCCTCTTGCTTTGAAGGTACCGGCTGATCTCGGTCCACTGTTGCCAAAAGCTCAATTCTCTGAAGTTCAAAGTGTTGACATCTGGATAGTAGAGGGGGTGAGTTGGGGCTCCCTTTGCCTCGTACATAGGGATGGTTCCATATCCGGTGGTGAAGGCAATGTGGGGCGCCTTGTACTTCTCGGCCACTGCGTACAGCAGGGGCACATCCGCTTCAGTGATCACCAAGTCGAATTTGACATTAGGATTGATGAACAGTGCCGTCATCTGTTTGGACTTGAGTTGAGAAATCGCAACTTTCACTGAAAACTCGTTCAGCTGTCGGAGTTTCTTGTGGTAGTCGTCCGTGTTGGTGACCAGTTTCTTGTACTCCTCCCAGTATGGCGCTGAGGACTCTCCGACGTCGAGCTCGACGATTCTTTCCTTCTCGGGGAACTGGAACTGTCCCGGGTACGGCGTCATGACGACCACATTGTGCCCGCGCAGGGCCAGCAGGCCCACGTAGGACCTGAACACGTAGTGATCAGAAAAAGAGAGAGAAGAGAACAACGCTAAAATATGAGCTCCTTGCACGGCAGTGCAGAAGTATAACAGAAATAGCACGGCacttaaactttttaaaatcatgattaaaatacaaaataaattattacagaCTAGGGATCGAATAAAATTACGACCACGCACATCTGATGTGGCAGTATAaaagaatataaaattattttccaacgatatgatgcaatgttgtGGATGCAGCTGAACAAATATGAACTCGTCAATTTAGGTAACATCGTAACCTGTGCAAAGAGCACCACACAAAACGTTGTGTGAACATTAACAATGCCTTCATTACTTTTACCTTTATATCAGTTACCTTTGTAAAGTTCGTACAACATACGAATTATTCATGTATTATAGGAGGACGTCTGttgaagtacctatatcccTAGAAGAGGC contains the following coding sequences:
- the LOC105382331 gene encoding UDP-glycosyltransferase UGT5, with product MILKSLSAVLFLLYFCTAVQGAHILALFSSLSFSDHYVFRSYVGLLALRGHNVVVMTPYPGQFQFPEKERIVELDVGESSAPYWEEYKKLVTNTDDYHKKLRQLNEFSVKVAISQLKSKQMTALFINPNVKFDLVITEADVPLLYAVAEKYKAPHIAFTTGYGTIPMYEAKGAPTHPLYYPDVNTLNFRELSFWQQWTEISRYLQSKREYHSNYLPLCQVAAEKILGIKRDLEDIEKDIDLLFVSANPALTGNRPSVPAIAYVDRLQIKPGMILPPNLLGVLNAAEKGAIFFSLGTIQESEQLTPAKLQTLADAFKELPYLVLWKIGNTTMFNKPDNVMAQAWFPQQEILAHPNVKAFITHGGPRSLEEAIFYEKPIIGLPMIKSRKTFIKEITRLGAGEIVDPYTMDKETLVEKIGLVASNEKYKTAMSLLKQNVQDPVVSGPDHAVWWTEYVLRHQGAKNLRSSARDAGFISYLLIDFMTYLVSVSLISIVVLFYALRFIIKMVKARLTGEPVLGKFKAL